From Medicago truncatula cultivar Jemalong A17 chromosome 7, MtrunA17r5.0-ANR, whole genome shotgun sequence, a single genomic window includes:
- the LOC25499114 gene encoding uncharacterized protein isoform X3, giving the protein MGRKPGPKPSKTKDAVLSLPAANALPSERVEQQASNENINPMEVLESELGNPHPMSSPLKKHLNSSVAGVETGAVGKEPQEQTTLVSKHQKKYATLAKKMSKYRNGSVRRSERIRSGVVKVKSTNSKQGVECVVDMTVSDSEKDESDAQTEQVLPQPNPTDTQTEPVQVLPQENRQTEPVQVLPQENPQTEPVQVLLRENTQNEQAEMEQLLFEPESELELNPAENVDGNAGLYEAPSMALGYRSMYIDSQKKLEALSNENEQLKGQLEVYEKVLDKMKDVVNQQLSNVAKTAEAAVISLNQEIDNASAGKRKRIEG; this is encoded by the exons ATGGGCCGAAAACCTGGACCTAAACCTTCCAAAACCAAAGACGCGGTACTCTCCTTG CCTGCTGCTAATGCACTTCCTTCTGAGAGAGTTGAACAACAAGCTTCCAATGAAAACATAAATCCAATGGAGGTGTTAGAATCTGAGCTGGGAAATCCACACCCTATGTCTTCCCCACTGAAAAAGCATCTGAATTCGTCAGTAGCTGGAGTGGAAACAGGTGCTGTAGGAAAAGAACCACAAGAACAAACCACTCTGGTAAGTAAACATCAAAAGAAGTATGCTACATTGGCTAAAAAAATGTCCAAATACCGTAATGGATCTGTGAGGCGTTCTGAACGCATTAGAAGCGGGGTTGTTAAAGTTAAATCCACCAACTCAAAGCAGGGCGTTGAATGCGTTGTGGATATGACTGTTAGTGATAGTGAAAAGGATGAATCTGATGCTCAAACTGAGCAAGTATTGCCACAGCCAAATCCAACAGATACTCAAACTGAGCCAGTGCAAGTATTGCCACAGGAGAATCGTCAAACTGAGCCAGTGCAAGTATTGCCACAGGAGAATCCTCAAACTGAGCCAGTGCAAGTATTGCTACGGGAGAACACTCAAAATGAACAAGCTGAAATGGAACAGTTACTATTTGAGCCTGAGTCTGAGCTTGAACTTAATCCTGCTGAAAAT GTTGATGGAAATGCTGGCTTATATGAAGCCCCGTCGATGGCACTCGGTTATCGGAGCATGTACATTGATTCGCAGAAGaag CTTGAAGCTTTATCCAACGAAAATGAACAACTAAAAGGACAATTGGAAGTG TATGAAAAAGTATTGGATAaaatgaaggatgttgttaatcAGCAACTTTCAAATGTGGCAAAAACTGCTGAAGCTGCTGTTATTTCCTTGAATCAAGAAATCGACAATGCTTCTGCAggtaaaagaaagagaattgaAGGCTGA
- the LOC25499114 gene encoding uncharacterized protein isoform X1: MGRKPGPKPSKTKDAVLSLPAANALPSERVEQQASNENINPMEVLESELGNPHPMSSPLKKHLNSSVAGVETGAVGKEPQEQTTLVSKHQKKYATLAKKMSKYRNGSVRRSERIRSGVVKVKSTNSKQGVECVVDMTVSDSEKDESDAQTEQVLPQPNPTDTQTEPVQVLPQENRQTEPVQVLPQENPQTEPVQVLLRENTQNEQAEMEQLLFEPESELELNPAENVSEKSVDVKVDYALQKIDALYKMIELLTAKVDGNAGLYEAPSMALGYRSMYIDSQKKLEALSNENEQLKGQLEVYEKVLDKMKDVVNQQLSNVAKTAEAAVISLNQEIDNASAGKRKRIEG, translated from the exons ATGGGCCGAAAACCTGGACCTAAACCTTCCAAAACCAAAGACGCGGTACTCTCCTTG CCTGCTGCTAATGCACTTCCTTCTGAGAGAGTTGAACAACAAGCTTCCAATGAAAACATAAATCCAATGGAGGTGTTAGAATCTGAGCTGGGAAATCCACACCCTATGTCTTCCCCACTGAAAAAGCATCTGAATTCGTCAGTAGCTGGAGTGGAAACAGGTGCTGTAGGAAAAGAACCACAAGAACAAACCACTCTGGTAAGTAAACATCAAAAGAAGTATGCTACATTGGCTAAAAAAATGTCCAAATACCGTAATGGATCTGTGAGGCGTTCTGAACGCATTAGAAGCGGGGTTGTTAAAGTTAAATCCACCAACTCAAAGCAGGGCGTTGAATGCGTTGTGGATATGACTGTTAGTGATAGTGAAAAGGATGAATCTGATGCTCAAACTGAGCAAGTATTGCCACAGCCAAATCCAACAGATACTCAAACTGAGCCAGTGCAAGTATTGCCACAGGAGAATCGTCAAACTGAGCCAGTGCAAGTATTGCCACAGGAGAATCCTCAAACTGAGCCAGTGCAAGTATTGCTACGGGAGAACACTCAAAATGAACAAGCTGAAATGGAACAGTTACTATTTGAGCCTGAGTCTGAGCTTGAACTTAATCCTGCTGAAAATGTAAGTGAAAAGAGTGTGGATGTAAAAGTTGACTATGCCTTACAGAAAATCGATGCTTTGTATAAGATGATAGAATTGTTGACAGCCAAG GTTGATGGAAATGCTGGCTTATATGAAGCCCCGTCGATGGCACTCGGTTATCGGAGCATGTACATTGATTCGCAGAAGaag CTTGAAGCTTTATCCAACGAAAATGAACAACTAAAAGGACAATTGGAAGTG TATGAAAAAGTATTGGATAaaatgaaggatgttgttaatcAGCAACTTTCAAATGTGGCAAAAACTGCTGAAGCTGCTGTTATTTCCTTGAATCAAGAAATCGACAATGCTTCTGCAggtaaaagaaagagaattgaAGGCTGA
- the LOC25499114 gene encoding uncharacterized protein isoform X2: MGRKPGPKPSKTKDAPAANALPSERVEQQASNENINPMEVLESELGNPHPMSSPLKKHLNSSVAGVETGAVGKEPQEQTTLVSKHQKKYATLAKKMSKYRNGSVRRSERIRSGVVKVKSTNSKQGVECVVDMTVSDSEKDESDAQTEQVLPQPNPTDTQTEPVQVLPQENRQTEPVQVLPQENPQTEPVQVLLRENTQNEQAEMEQLLFEPESELELNPAENVSEKSVDVKVDYALQKIDALYKMIELLTAKVDGNAGLYEAPSMALGYRSMYIDSQKKLEALSNENEQLKGQLEVYEKVLDKMKDVVNQQLSNVAKTAEAAVISLNQEIDNASAGKRKRIEG, translated from the exons ATGGGCCGAAAACCTGGACCTAAACCTTCCAAAACCAAAGACGCG CCTGCTGCTAATGCACTTCCTTCTGAGAGAGTTGAACAACAAGCTTCCAATGAAAACATAAATCCAATGGAGGTGTTAGAATCTGAGCTGGGAAATCCACACCCTATGTCTTCCCCACTGAAAAAGCATCTGAATTCGTCAGTAGCTGGAGTGGAAACAGGTGCTGTAGGAAAAGAACCACAAGAACAAACCACTCTGGTAAGTAAACATCAAAAGAAGTATGCTACATTGGCTAAAAAAATGTCCAAATACCGTAATGGATCTGTGAGGCGTTCTGAACGCATTAGAAGCGGGGTTGTTAAAGTTAAATCCACCAACTCAAAGCAGGGCGTTGAATGCGTTGTGGATATGACTGTTAGTGATAGTGAAAAGGATGAATCTGATGCTCAAACTGAGCAAGTATTGCCACAGCCAAATCCAACAGATACTCAAACTGAGCCAGTGCAAGTATTGCCACAGGAGAATCGTCAAACTGAGCCAGTGCAAGTATTGCCACAGGAGAATCCTCAAACTGAGCCAGTGCAAGTATTGCTACGGGAGAACACTCAAAATGAACAAGCTGAAATGGAACAGTTACTATTTGAGCCTGAGTCTGAGCTTGAACTTAATCCTGCTGAAAATGTAAGTGAAAAGAGTGTGGATGTAAAAGTTGACTATGCCTTACAGAAAATCGATGCTTTGTATAAGATGATAGAATTGTTGACAGCCAAG GTTGATGGAAATGCTGGCTTATATGAAGCCCCGTCGATGGCACTCGGTTATCGGAGCATGTACATTGATTCGCAGAAGaag CTTGAAGCTTTATCCAACGAAAATGAACAACTAAAAGGACAATTGGAAGTG TATGAAAAAGTATTGGATAaaatgaaggatgttgttaatcAGCAACTTTCAAATGTGGCAAAAACTGCTGAAGCTGCTGTTATTTCCTTGAATCAAGAAATCGACAATGCTTCTGCAggtaaaagaaagagaattgaAGGCTGA